In Oncorhynchus tshawytscha isolate Ot180627B unplaced genomic scaffold, Otsh_v2.0 Un_scaffold_14841_pilon_pilon, whole genome shotgun sequence, one genomic interval encodes:
- the LOC112248131 gene encoding CUB and zona pellucida-like domain-containing protein 1, with protein sequence MYLPRFVQPTPHNGEHLHAEVNKELEFRVKAEATHSTINDVIVSGPLNITNVMTTQGEFVIRWTPIRDNLGEYFPICFIAEGISGSSVYQSEMRCVVVEVGRRKVKAKVVCDETKMTVEVEKSSVTEIHEDHLRLNDPSNSACDLQRLSNSTHIIGVIPLNACGTQIEEDDDNLIFKNQITTFDNPNDIITRHHQVEFQFYCQYAKRGNVSLGFTAHRDSITVLEKGFGTFTYQFEFYQTSQFANMVDPRDYPLDVEVKQMIYMDIEAVSTVNNTELFVESCRAAPYDNPDYHPTYPIIENGCIVDETVQIFSPRHQRHFQFGMEAFKFIGMHDQVYISCSVILCEAGNPNTRCAQGCVNSTSPQPAGHHHHRKREAAMQTAKHHISQGPLRLRKSSESSVTNVNMGLMVGCIVAAVAMLCGVMLYKSKTSGVKYQPLTTFET encoded by the exons GATTAATGATGTCATCGTCAGTGGACCTCTGAACATCACCAATGTCATGACTACCCAGGGGGAGTTTGTCATCCGGTGGACACCCATCCGGGACAATCTGGGGGAGTATTTCCCCATTTGCTTCATCGCTGAGGGGATTTCTGG ATCTAGTGTCTATCAGTCTGAGATGAGATGTGTTGTGGTGGAGGTTGGACGCAGAAAGG TCAAAGCCAAGGTGGTGTGTGACGAGACCAAGATGACGGTAGAAGTGGAGAAGTCCTCTGTTACTGAAATTCACGAGGACCACCTCCGCCTCAACGATCCCAGTAACTCTGCCTGCGACCTGCAACGCCTCTCTAACAGCACCCACATCATTGGAGTCATCCCCCTCAATGCCTGTGGCACTCAGATAGAG GAGGACGACGACAACCTCATCTTCAAGAACCAAATCACCACCTTCGACAACCCCAACGACATCATCACCAGGCACCACCAGGTGGAGTTCCAGTTCTACTGCCAGTACGCCAAACGTGGCAACGTGTCCCTGGGCTTCACTGCACACAGGGACAGCATCACGGTGCTGGAGAAAGGCTTCGGCACGTTCACCTACCAGTTTGAGTTCTACCAGACCAGCCAGTTCGCCAACATGGTGGATCCCCGTGACTACCCGTTAGACGTGGAGGTGAAGCAGATGATCTACATGGACATCGAGGCCGTGTCCACTGTGAACAACACTGAGCTCTTTGTGGAGTCCTGCAGAGCGGCGCCGTACGACAACCCCGACTACCATCCCACCTACCCCATCATAGAAAACGG GTGCATTGTGGACGAGACGGTTCAAATCTTCTCACCGCGTCACCAGAGGCATTTCCAGTTCGGAATGGAAGCTTTCAAATTCATCGGAATGCATGACCAG GTGTACATCAGCTGTTCAGTGATCCTGTGTGAGGCTGGGAACCCCAACACCCGGTGTGCCCAGGGCTGCGTCAACTCCACCTCCCCCCAACCTGctggtcaccaccaccaccgcaagAGAGAGGCCGCCATGCAAACGGCCAAACACCACATCTCCCAGGGTCCTTTGCGCCTGAGAAAGAGTTCAGAGAGCTCAG TGACCAACGTGAACATGGGGTTGATGGTTGGGTGTATCGTAGCAGCCGTTGCCATGCTGTGCGGAGTGATGCTCTACAAGTCCAAAACATCAGGCGTTAAATACCAGCCCCTGACCACATTTGAGACTTAG